In Acidobacteriota bacterium, a genomic segment contains:
- a CDS encoding peptidylprolyl isomerase: protein MTQPLCVALLALLTVGCQKAPAQSANQSAQSVATSPAVAEEATSGADATQADPPKPVPAELPDVVARVNGEAISRTDFEQALKNVEGRAGGPIPAERRDEILREVLDQLVTIHVLEQEAKTRSVTVSDSEVDAQIAEIRKQFQTEEEFTKALGERGLTLARLREDARREMAIARMVEAEVRPKIDVKEQDVKSFYDQNPDQFQQPETIRASHILLRADQAAPESDKQAARAKANDVLKEIRAGADFAEMAKKYSQDGSASNGGDLNYFQRGQMVAPFEEAALALKPGQVSDVVETQFGYHIIKLTDRQPPRTVPLDQVAQRIGEFLLMRAQQERANEFIMALRAKSKIEVLM from the coding sequence GTGACCCAGCCCTTGTGCGTCGCCCTGCTCGCCCTGCTCACGGTCGGCTGCCAGAAGGCCCCGGCCCAATCGGCCAACCAGTCGGCACAGAGTGTCGCGACGTCGCCGGCCGTCGCGGAAGAGGCGACGAGCGGCGCCGACGCCACGCAGGCGGACCCTCCCAAGCCGGTACCCGCCGAGCTGCCCGACGTCGTCGCACGGGTCAACGGCGAGGCGATCAGCCGGACCGACTTCGAGCAGGCGCTGAAGAACGTCGAGGGACGGGCGGGCGGCCCGATTCCCGCCGAGCGACGCGACGAGATCCTGCGCGAGGTCCTCGACCAGCTCGTGACCATTCACGTGCTCGAGCAGGAAGCGAAGACGCGCAGCGTGACGGTGTCCGACAGCGAGGTCGACGCGCAGATTGCCGAGATCCGGAAGCAGTTCCAGACGGAAGAGGAATTCACCAAGGCGCTCGGCGAGCGGGGGCTGACGCTGGCCCGCCTGCGTGAGGACGCGCGGCGCGAGATGGCGATTGCCCGCATGGTCGAGGCCGAGGTCAGGCCGAAGATCGACGTCAAGGAACAGGACGTCAAGAGTTTCTACGACCAGAACCCCGACCAGTTCCAGCAGCCCGAGACGATTCGGGCGAGCCACATCCTGCTCCGAGCCGACCAGGCGGCCCCTGAGAGCGACAAGCAGGCCGCACGCGCGAAGGCGAACGACGTCCTGAAGGAGATCCGCGCCGGCGCCGACTTCGCGGAGATGGCGAAGAAGTACTCGCAGGACGGCAGCGCATCGAACGGGGGGGATCTCAACTACTTCCAGCGCGGGCAGATGGTGGCGCCTTTCGAGGAAGCAGCGCTCGCCCTCAAGCCCGGCCAGGTGAGCGACGTCGTCGAGACCCAGTTCGGGTACCACATCATCAAGCTGACCGATCGCCAGCCGCCGCGCACCGTGCCGCTCGACCAGGTCGCGCAGCGCATCGGGGAGTTCCTCCTGATGCGGGCGCAGCAGGAGCGGGCCAACGAGTTCATCATGGCGTTGCGCGCCAAGAGCAAGATCGAAGTCCTGATGTGA
- a CDS encoding XdhC family protein, with protein MQEVYLAAADVVARGERAAILTIVRVTGSTPQRVGAKMLVREDGRAVGTIGGGCYEHDAMQRARLVMDEGRALLARYDLNDDVAGESGLICGGQMDVFIEPVVPPADLFVVGAGHVGFHLARLASSTGFRTHVVDDREKFANAERFPDAAEVVVDDIPTWLGRAILPRGAYVVVVTRGHRHDLEALRALVPRDLRYLGLIGSRAKVARLFGVLRGEGVDEAALQRVHAPIGLDIGAVTPEEIAVSILAELIAVKYGKLRQRDDGRPATDATPLKWTASRAATPAAAAGGRP; from the coding sequence ATGCAGGAGGTCTACCTCGCGGCGGCCGACGTGGTGGCGCGCGGCGAGCGGGCAGCCATCCTGACCATCGTGCGGGTGACCGGCTCGACGCCCCAGCGCGTGGGCGCCAAGATGCTGGTCCGAGAGGACGGCCGCGCGGTGGGCACGATCGGAGGCGGCTGCTACGAGCACGACGCGATGCAGCGGGCGCGCCTGGTGATGGACGAGGGTCGGGCGCTGCTCGCCCGCTACGACCTCAACGACGACGTCGCCGGGGAGTCCGGCCTGATCTGCGGAGGGCAGATGGACGTCTTCATCGAGCCCGTCGTGCCGCCCGCCGACCTGTTCGTCGTCGGCGCCGGCCACGTCGGCTTCCACCTGGCGCGCCTCGCGTCGTCCACCGGGTTCCGAACGCACGTCGTCGACGACCGCGAGAAGTTCGCCAACGCCGAACGCTTTCCGGACGCCGCCGAGGTGGTGGTCGACGACATCCCCACGTGGCTCGGTCGGGCCATCCTGCCGCGCGGCGCGTACGTCGTGGTCGTGACGCGGGGCCACCGCCACGACCTCGAGGCCCTGCGCGCGCTCGTCCCGCGCGACCTGCGATACCTCGGCCTGATCGGCAGCCGCGCGAAAGTGGCGCGTCTCTTCGGCGTCCTGCGCGGCGAGGGCGTCGACGAGGCCGCGCTCCAGCGCGTGCACGCCCCCATCGGCCTCGACATCGGCGCCGTCACCCCGGAGGAGATCGCCGTCAGCATCCTGGCGGAGCTGATCGCCGTGAAGTACGGCAAGCTGCGGCAGCGCGACGACGGGCGCCCGGCGACGGACGCAACGCCGTTGAAGTGGACCGCCTCCCGTGCGGCGACCCCGGCGGCCGCCGCGGGCGGGCGACCGTGA
- a CDS encoding 5'-deoxyadenosine deaminase, producing the protein MTLLVRNATILTMNDAFDVVDGGVLVVEGRIASVGREAERSPLAEGARSIDARGGLLLPGLVQTHIHLCQTLFRGFADDLTLLEWLRRRVWPLEAAHRPDSLRAATRLAAAELLRTGTTSVLTMETVHDTEVVLETLEGLGLRATVGKCMMDADGEAPPRLQEATSRSIDESLALHRAWHGQANGRLRVALAPRFAISCTRGLLEAVGALAREHDVLVHTHASESRDEIAVVRRMSGLDNMAYLAATGLASSRLCAAHCIWVTEEEQALMAEHDVKVLHCPGSNTKLGSGIAPIPELRARGISVSLGADGAACNNRLDMFDEMRLAATLQGLRRAPGALPARDVVWMATREGARALGLEREIGSVEVGKRADLIVVDRGAPHLLPGPDPYSTLVYAARGTDVRTVVVDGEVLVDDFVHTCLDPAEVAAGARTAAAALAARAGL; encoded by the coding sequence GTGACCCTCCTCGTCCGCAACGCGACGATCCTCACGATGAACGACGCCTTCGACGTCGTCGACGGAGGCGTGCTCGTCGTCGAAGGCCGCATCGCGTCGGTCGGCCGCGAGGCCGAACGGTCGCCGCTCGCCGAGGGCGCGCGCTCGATCGATGCCCGCGGGGGCCTGCTGCTGCCCGGCCTCGTCCAGACCCACATTCACCTCTGCCAGACGCTGTTCCGGGGGTTCGCCGACGACCTCACCCTGCTCGAGTGGCTGCGGCGCCGAGTCTGGCCGCTCGAGGCGGCGCACCGGCCCGACTCGCTGCGCGCGGCGACGCGTCTGGCGGCGGCCGAGCTGCTGAGGACCGGGACGACGAGCGTCCTCACCATGGAAACGGTCCACGACACCGAGGTCGTGCTCGAGACGCTCGAGGGGCTCGGCCTGCGGGCGACCGTGGGCAAGTGCATGATGGATGCCGACGGCGAGGCGCCGCCTCGGCTGCAGGAGGCCACCAGCCGCTCCATCGACGAGAGCCTCGCCCTCCATCGGGCCTGGCACGGGCAGGCGAACGGCCGCCTGCGCGTCGCGCTCGCACCCCGGTTCGCGATCTCGTGCACGCGCGGCCTGCTCGAGGCGGTCGGCGCGCTGGCCCGCGAGCACGACGTGCTCGTGCACACCCACGCCTCCGAGTCGCGCGACGAGATCGCCGTCGTCAGACGAATGTCCGGCCTCGACAACATGGCGTACCTCGCCGCGACGGGGCTGGCTTCGTCCCGGCTGTGCGCCGCGCACTGCATCTGGGTGACCGAGGAAGAGCAGGCCCTGATGGCCGAGCACGACGTCAAGGTCCTCCACTGCCCCGGGTCGAACACCAAGCTGGGATCGGGCATCGCGCCCATTCCCGAGCTGCGTGCCCGCGGCATCTCGGTGTCGCTCGGCGCGGACGGCGCCGCCTGCAACAACCGGCTCGACATGTTCGACGAGATGCGCCTGGCGGCCACGCTGCAGGGGCTGCGGCGCGCGCCCGGGGCCCTGCCGGCCCGCGACGTCGTGTGGATGGCCACGAGGGAGGGCGCCCGGGCCCTGGGACTCGAACGGGAGATCGGCTCGGTCGAGGTCGGCAAGCGCGCCGACCTGATCGTGGTCGATCGCGGAGCGCCCCACCTGCTGCCCGGCCCCGACCCGTACTCGACGCTGGTGTACGCGGCGCGGGGCACCGACGTGCGAACGGTGGTGGTCGACGGCGAAGTCCTCGTCGACGATTTCGTCCACACGTGTCTCGACCCCGCCGAGGTCGCGGCCGGGGCGCGGACCGCCGCAGCGGCCCTCGCCGCGCGCGCCGGCCTGTAG
- the hrcA gene encoding heat-inducible transcription repressor HrcA codes for MRRPRGGARTAHELPDRRRRILALLVREFIERGEPVSSSWIASHSGLGLSSATVRNELAQLEAEGYVRQPHTSAGRVPTDLGYRAYVDLLLQSRRPARPAPEVEQRLRQAPTVASLLEHVSHELSRASHQLGFAMVPPADATTRLRQIDFVMLDASRVLVVVVAMDGQVTQKLVDLSETMTPIELTQAAAYLNAEFVGRTLTEIREAIAARMHEDRRLYDRLMARALLLASRTFEDVALPPLLFIHGTAALLQDPSPEDDGVPMTTLRTVLSLIEEKHRLLRLLSEYIDAPGLTVVIGGEHPTPDLRGFSLVASVAAGADSGPTVGVIGPRRMRYSRAIAAVDAVSRTVNRLLTAESN; via the coding sequence ATGCGCAGACCGCGCGGCGGTGCGCGTACCGCCCACGAACTTCCCGATCGTCGCCGGCGCATCCTCGCCCTGCTCGTGCGCGAGTTCATCGAGCGCGGCGAGCCGGTGTCGTCGTCGTGGATCGCGTCGCACAGCGGACTCGGCCTGTCGTCGGCCACGGTGCGGAACGAGCTCGCCCAGCTCGAGGCGGAGGGGTACGTCCGCCAGCCGCACACCTCGGCCGGCCGCGTGCCCACCGACCTTGGATACCGGGCCTACGTCGATCTGCTGCTCCAGAGCAGACGCCCGGCTCGTCCGGCGCCGGAGGTCGAGCAGCGCCTGCGGCAGGCCCCCACGGTGGCGTCGCTGCTCGAGCACGTGTCGCACGAGCTGTCGCGGGCTTCGCACCAGCTCGGCTTCGCCATGGTGCCGCCGGCCGACGCGACGACCCGCCTGCGCCAGATCGACTTCGTCATGCTCGACGCGTCCCGGGTGCTGGTGGTGGTCGTCGCGATGGACGGACAGGTCACGCAGAAGCTCGTCGACCTGTCCGAGACGATGACGCCGATCGAGCTGACGCAGGCGGCCGCCTACCTCAACGCCGAGTTCGTCGGGCGGACGCTGACCGAGATTCGCGAGGCCATCGCGGCCCGCATGCACGAGGACCGTCGCCTGTACGATCGTCTGATGGCCCGCGCGCTGCTGCTCGCCTCGCGCACCTTCGAGGACGTGGCGTTGCCTCCGCTGCTGTTCATCCACGGCACGGCGGCGTTGCTGCAGGACCCCTCGCCCGAAGACGACGGGGTGCCCATGACCACACTGCGGACCGTGCTCTCGCTGATCGAGGAGAAGCACCGTCTGTTGCGGCTGCTGAGCGAGTACATCGACGCGCCCGGACTGACGGTGGTCATCGGCGGGGAGCACCCGACCCCCGACCTGCGCGGCTTCAGCCTCGTGGCGTCGGTCGCCGCCGGGGCCGACAGCGGGCCCACGGTCGGCGTCATCGGCCCCCGGCGCATGCGATACTCCCGGGCGATTGCCGCCGTCGACGCCGTGTCGCGTACGGTGAATCGCTTGCTGACTGCCGAATCGAACTGA
- a CDS encoding nucleotide exchange factor GrpE, whose product MSETPNPQVAALPATPDDAAPDTEATETPAASEVPADRGEPVEAVRVQRDEYYDLLLRKTAEFDNYRKRTERERRDAGDRVVAEFVTELLQVVDDLDRAAGAEAGGGGVDAYREGIDLIRRRLADLLARRGVTAVDPLGEDFDPHVHEAVVREHDPTRRDGEVVEVLAKGYRMGDRLLRPAMVKVAAS is encoded by the coding sequence ATGTCTGAGACCCCGAATCCCCAGGTGGCCGCGTTGCCCGCCACCCCCGACGACGCCGCACCGGACACCGAGGCCACCGAGACACCGGCCGCATCGGAGGTTCCGGCGGACCGGGGCGAGCCGGTCGAGGCGGTCCGCGTCCAGCGCGACGAGTACTACGATCTCCTCCTCCGCAAGACCGCCGAGTTCGACAACTACCGCAAGCGCACCGAACGGGAACGGCGCGACGCGGGCGATCGCGTCGTAGCCGAGTTCGTCACCGAGCTACTGCAGGTGGTCGACGATCTCGACCGCGCCGCCGGCGCCGAGGCGGGCGGAGGTGGTGTGGACGCGTACCGCGAGGGAATCGACCTCATCCGCCGCCGCCTCGCAGACCTGCTGGCCAGGCGCGGCGTCACGGCGGTCGACCCCCTGGGCGAGGACTTCGACCCGCACGTCCACGAGGCCGTCGTCCGCGAGCACGACCCGACGCGTCGCGACGGCGAGGTCGTCGAGGTGCTGGCCAAGGGCTACCGCATGGGTGATCGGTTGCTGCGCCCGGCGATGGTGAAAGTGGCGGCGTCGTGA
- the dnaJ gene encoding molecular chaperone DnaJ codes for MTRRDYYEVLGVARDASEQDIKSAYRKLALKYHPDRNPGDHQAEERFKEAAEAYAVLADSERRAVYDRFGHAGLNAQGPGAGQGFDPTIFADFGDILGGLGDIFGFGDMFGGRRRGGAQRGADLRYDLEIAFDEAARGSETTIQIPREETCETCTGSGAAPGSSPETCRQCGGHGQVRYQQGFFTVARTCGVCRGTGRVIGKPCATCRGAGRTTRERKLTVRIPPGIATGQRLRLYGEGEHGIAGGPPGDLYVVVHVQEHPLFRRDGDDLYCDVTATYPTLALGGQVKVPTLDAEETVDVPEGTAVGSTFRLRGKGLPNVSGRGQGDLFVTLRVGVPKKLTKEQRRLLQDLARTLGDESVPRRRDEGEAEKPFFERVKDIFG; via the coding sequence GTGACCAGGCGCGACTACTACGAGGTTCTCGGTGTCGCTCGCGACGCGTCCGAGCAGGACATCAAGAGCGCCTATCGCAAGCTCGCGCTCAAGTACCACCCCGACCGCAATCCGGGAGATCATCAGGCCGAGGAACGCTTCAAGGAGGCGGCCGAGGCCTACGCCGTGCTGGCGGACTCCGAGCGGCGCGCGGTGTACGACCGCTTCGGCCACGCCGGGCTGAACGCGCAGGGCCCGGGGGCCGGACAGGGGTTCGACCCCACGATCTTCGCCGACTTCGGCGACATCCTCGGCGGCCTCGGCGACATCTTCGGCTTCGGCGACATGTTCGGCGGCCGTCGCCGCGGCGGCGCGCAGCGCGGCGCCGACCTGCGCTACGACCTCGAGATCGCCTTCGACGAAGCGGCCCGCGGCAGCGAGACCACGATCCAGATTCCTCGTGAAGAAACGTGCGAGACGTGTACCGGGTCGGGTGCGGCGCCCGGCAGCAGCCCGGAGACGTGTCGCCAGTGCGGCGGCCACGGTCAGGTGCGCTATCAGCAGGGCTTCTTCACCGTCGCCCGCACCTGCGGCGTCTGCCGCGGGACGGGCCGCGTCATCGGCAAGCCCTGTGCGACCTGTCGCGGCGCGGGCCGCACGACACGCGAGCGCAAGCTCACCGTCAGGATTCCTCCGGGCATCGCGACGGGCCAGCGCCTGCGCCTCTACGGCGAGGGCGAACACGGCATCGCCGGAGGCCCGCCGGGCGACCTCTACGTCGTCGTGCACGTTCAGGAGCACCCGCTGTTCCGCCGCGACGGCGACGACCTCTACTGCGACGTCACCGCGACGTACCCGACGCTGGCCCTGGGCGGCCAGGTGAAGGTCCCCACGCTCGACGCCGAGGAGACGGTCGACGTGCCCGAGGGCACGGCCGTCGGGAGCACGTTCAGGCTGCGCGGCAAGGGACTGCCCAACGTGTCGGGGCGCGGCCAGGGCGACCTGTTCGTCACGCTGCGCGTGGGCGTCCCGAAGAAGCTCACGAAGGAGCAGCGCCGGCTGCTCCAGGACCTTGCGCGCACGCTCGGCGACGAGAGCGTTCCGCGCCGCCGCGACGAGGGCGAGGCCGAGAAGCCGTTCTTCGAGCGCGTGAAGGACATCTTTGGCTGA
- a CDS encoding 50S ribosomal protein L11 methyltransferase produces the protein MADPSRAARRHPALDLDEPGGRDWPAGFLETLALAIDGLGVVAVDDGAPGRWRIFFESPPAREAARAALGASLAGSVVISPVDVEDEGWTTRVQEDLRAVRVERLLVAPPWDLPPAAAGTPSETLVVVIEPSMGFGTGHHQSTRLCLRLLQMTEVAGRRAIDVGTGSGVLAIAARRLGAREVIAFDVDPDAVASARANVALNGLDGIEVVDGDVAVLGTAPAEVVLANLTMFLLRQRRAAVAGLVAPGGALIASGFTLNQVGLVLEAFPGFDVEQRIEEDDWVGLVLRSGVRS, from the coding sequence TTGGCTGACCCGTCGCGCGCGGCGAGGCGGCATCCCGCGCTCGACCTCGACGAGCCAGGGGGGCGCGACTGGCCAGCCGGCTTCTTGGAGACGCTCGCCCTCGCCATCGACGGCCTGGGGGTCGTCGCCGTCGACGACGGCGCGCCGGGACGGTGGCGGATCTTCTTCGAATCCCCGCCGGCACGTGAGGCAGCGCGTGCCGCCCTCGGCGCCAGCCTCGCCGGGTCGGTGGTGATCTCACCAGTCGACGTGGAAGACGAGGGCTGGACCACCCGCGTGCAGGAAGACCTGCGTGCCGTACGGGTCGAACGCCTCCTGGTCGCCCCACCCTGGGACCTCCCTCCCGCGGCCGCGGGAACGCCGTCGGAGACGCTGGTGGTCGTCATCGAACCGTCCATGGGTTTCGGCACGGGGCACCACCAGTCGACGCGGCTCTGCTTGCGCCTGCTCCAGATGACGGAGGTCGCCGGACGTCGCGCGATCGACGTGGGCACCGGGTCGGGCGTGCTCGCCATCGCCGCGCGGCGGTTGGGGGCACGTGAGGTGATCGCCTTCGACGTCGACCCGGATGCGGTGGCGTCGGCGCGGGCCAACGTGGCGTTGAACGGTCTCGACGGCATCGAGGTGGTCGACGGCGACGTAGCGGTCCTCGGTACCGCGCCCGCCGAGGTGGTGCTCGCCAACCTGACGATGTTCCTGTTGCGTCAGCGGCGCGCGGCGGTGGCGGGCCTCGTCGCCCCGGGTGGGGCGCTCATCGCGAGCGGCTTCACGCTGAACCAGGTGGGGCTCGTGCTCGAGGCCTTCCCAGGGTTCGATGTCGAGCAGAGGATCGAGGAAGACGACTGGGTCGGCCTGGTGCTGCGCTCTGGGGTCAGGTCGTGA
- a CDS encoding 16S rRNA (uracil(1498)-N(3))-methyltransferase, translating to MIPRFHVASFDRDALDVDLPPDEAHHLAHVLRLRVGAEVRVFDGCGLERAARVLAVSRRGARLALGAVVESAREMAVRVTLVQAVLKHEAMDAVVRDATMLGVAAIVPLLAEQCTVPTRAVASGRAVERWHRIAVGAAKQSGRAVVPEVRPPATFDQWLATDEAAVRLLLVEPERASGATLEDWIADRRAIAVAGGVSLAVGPEGGWTAEEVDAAARHGVVGWSLGRRTLRAEVAPVVALAILCHEWDDDRGVRS from the coding sequence GTGATCCCGCGCTTCCACGTCGCGTCGTTCGATCGCGACGCCCTCGACGTCGACCTTCCGCCCGACGAGGCGCACCACCTCGCGCACGTGCTGCGCTTGCGCGTCGGCGCCGAGGTGCGGGTCTTCGACGGGTGTGGACTCGAACGCGCGGCGCGCGTGCTCGCCGTGTCCCGGCGCGGCGCGCGCCTCGCGCTCGGCGCCGTCGTCGAATCGGCTCGCGAGATGGCCGTACGGGTCACACTGGTCCAGGCCGTCCTCAAGCACGAGGCGATGGACGCCGTCGTCCGCGACGCGACGATGCTGGGCGTGGCGGCGATCGTCCCGCTCCTCGCCGAGCAGTGCACCGTCCCGACGCGGGCGGTCGCCTCAGGCCGTGCCGTCGAGCGCTGGCATCGCATCGCCGTCGGGGCGGCGAAGCAGTCGGGCCGGGCCGTCGTGCCCGAGGTACGCCCGCCGGCGACGTTCGACCAGTGGCTGGCCACCGACGAGGCCGCCGTGCGCCTGCTGCTCGTCGAGCCGGAGAGGGCGTCTGGCGCCACCCTCGAGGACTGGATCGCAGACCGGCGCGCCATCGCCGTGGCAGGAGGCGTGAGCCTCGCGGTCGGGCCGGAAGGGGGGTGGACGGCCGAGGAGGTCGACGCGGCGGCACGGCACGGCGTGGTCGGCTGGTCGCTCGGCCGGCGGACCCTGCGGGCGGAGGTGGCGCCGGTCGTCGCCCTCGCGATCCTGTGTCACGAATGGGACGACGACCGTGGGGTCAGGTCTTGA
- a CDS encoding serine/threonine protein kinase, which yields MLFKGQTLGKYRILSQLGSGGFGTVYLAEDTWIDKKVAIKVPHRQGLDFGDLLREPRLLASVSHPNIVAITTAEKQDNTFFIVMEYVPGETLESIIGREGALEIPRALDYTVQICNAIDHAHRQGVIHRDLRPANVLVSETGVCKVADFGTSRFLEIAAHGTTVIGSPPYMAPEQFHGKAVFASDLYSLGITMYQMLTGVLPYDTPAPSDLDRLMSGELVSPPRVRNPAIPKRLNDIVMRALAPELTVRYARASDLLSDVLGLRPSPVRRPTPVERGDAAPHVVGGGPAALESVAARPRSPLPQAPRFCWHCRKPLHARSGRCPFCGEAQ from the coding sequence ATGCTGTTCAAGGGGCAGACCCTCGGCAAGTACCGAATCCTGTCGCAGCTCGGGAGTGGCGGATTCGGCACCGTCTACCTCGCCGAAGACACCTGGATCGACAAGAAAGTCGCCATCAAGGTCCCCCATCGACAAGGGCTCGACTTCGGCGACCTCCTGCGTGAGCCCCGCCTGCTCGCCTCGGTGAGCCATCCGAACATCGTCGCCATCACGACCGCCGAGAAGCAGGACAACACCTTCTTCATCGTGATGGAGTACGTGCCTGGCGAGACGCTCGAGAGCATCATCGGCCGTGAAGGGGCACTCGAGATCCCGCGCGCGCTCGACTACACGGTGCAGATCTGCAACGCCATCGACCACGCGCATCGCCAGGGCGTGATTCACCGCGACCTGCGCCCGGCGAACGTGCTGGTCTCCGAGACGGGCGTGTGCAAGGTCGCCGACTTCGGCACGTCGCGTTTCCTCGAGATCGCCGCGCATGGAACGACGGTCATCGGCAGTCCGCCGTACATGGCGCCCGAGCAGTTCCACGGCAAGGCGGTCTTCGCCTCCGATCTCTACTCGCTCGGCATCACGATGTACCAGATGCTGACCGGCGTGCTGCCGTACGACACGCCTGCGCCGTCGGATCTCGACCGGCTGATGAGCGGGGAGCTCGTCTCGCCACCGCGCGTCCGGAACCCCGCGATCCCGAAGCGGCTGAACGATATCGTCATGCGGGCGCTCGCGCCCGAACTCACGGTCCGCTACGCGCGCGCGAGCGATCTGCTGAGCGACGTCCTCGGGCTGCGGCCGTCGCCCGTGCGACGACCGACGCCAGTTGAGAGGGGCGACGCCGCGCCGCACGTGGTCGGCGGAGGCCCGGCGGCGCTCGAGAGCGTGGCCGCGAGACCCCGCTCACCGCTTCCGCAGGCCCCACGCTTCTGCTGGCACTGCCGCAAGCCGCTGCACGCGCGGTCGGGACGCTGTCCGTTTTGCGGTGAAGCGCAGTGA
- a CDS encoding branched-chain amino acid transaminase encodes MSFPVNGKVWMNGALVDWSDATIHIASHVIHYGSGVFEGARCYDTPKGSACFRLDAHMRRLYDSARIYRMDYRVPLAEMTAAVVETIQANHLKACYIRPILYRGYETLGVNPLPCPVDGAILVWEWGAYLGAGATDQGVDVCVSSWNRPAANTLPGLAKTTANYASSQLIKMEAIAEGFAEGIALDTQGYLSEGSGQNLFLVRDGVLYTPTMSEAILPGITRDSIVTLARELGYRVREERLPREMLYIADEVFFVGTAVEITPVKSVDRITVGSGARGPVTAALQKAFFAIINGEAPDTHGWLTYLPAGGGAEATAAAGKAATER; translated from the coding sequence ATGAGCTTCCCGGTGAACGGTAAGGTCTGGATGAACGGCGCCCTCGTCGACTGGAGTGACGCCACCATCCACATCGCCTCTCACGTCATCCATTACGGCAGCGGCGTTTTCGAGGGCGCCCGGTGCTACGACACGCCCAAGGGCTCGGCCTGCTTCCGGCTCGACGCGCACATGCGCCGGCTGTACGACTCGGCCCGGATCTACCGGATGGACTACCGGGTGCCCCTGGCCGAGATGACGGCGGCCGTCGTCGAGACGATTCAGGCCAACCACCTCAAGGCCTGCTACATCCGGCCGATTCTGTACCGGGGGTACGAGACGCTGGGTGTCAACCCGCTCCCCTGTCCGGTCGACGGGGCCATCCTCGTCTGGGAGTGGGGGGCGTACCTCGGCGCGGGGGCGACGGATCAGGGCGTCGACGTCTGCGTCAGCTCGTGGAACCGACCGGCGGCGAACACACTGCCCGGGCTCGCGAAGACCACGGCGAACTACGCGAGCTCGCAGTTGATCAAGATGGAGGCGATCGCCGAGGGGTTCGCCGAGGGTATCGCCCTCGATACCCAGGGCTACCTGAGCGAGGGCTCCGGGCAGAACCTCTTCCTCGTCCGCGACGGCGTCCTCTACACGCCGACGATGAGCGAGGCGATCCTGCCCGGCATCACGCGCGACTCGATCGTGACGCTCGCGCGCGAGCTGGGCTACCGGGTGCGGGAGGAGCGGCTCCCCCGCGAGATGCTCTACATCGCCGACGAGGTCTTCTTCGTCGGCACGGCGGTCGAGATCACGCCGGTGAAGTCGGTGGATCGCATCACGGTCGGCTCGGGGGCGCGCGGACCGGTGACCGCGGCCCTGCAGAAGGCGTTCTTCGCGATCATCAACGGCGAGGCGCCCGACACGCACGGCTGGCTCACGTACCTGCCGGCCGGCGGCGGCGCCGAGGCCACGGCAGCCGCAGGGAAGGCGGCCACGGAACGGTAA